A DNA window from Rhodothermales bacterium contains the following coding sequences:
- a CDS encoding ThuA domain-containing protein, translated as MLAGLFCPAPRPSDADILVFSRTAGFRHDSIEPGTAAIRKLATENGYGILATEDGGVFTDANLASTGVVVFLNTTLDVLDDSQQSALTRFVRAGGGFVGIHSAADTEYDWPWYGQMVGAYFDGHPNNPNVREGVMLIMDSTHASTRCLPDPWVRTDEWYDYRYVNPNVNVLLLADDMSYKRPEENPPSEPHPISWYHEFDGGRVFYTGLGHTSESFTERLYLDHIWGGIQYALGEIASPN; from the coding sequence CTGCTTGCAGGCCTCTTTTGTCCGGCTCCTCGTCCCTCAGACGCCGACATTCTGGTCTTCTCCAGGACAGCAGGCTTCAGGCACGATTCGATCGAACCCGGGACGGCGGCGATCAGAAAGCTTGCCACTGAGAACGGGTATGGCATTCTCGCGACGGAAGACGGAGGCGTGTTCACCGATGCTAACCTGGCGTCAACCGGAGTGGTCGTTTTCCTGAACACCACGCTCGACGTACTCGACGATTCGCAACAGTCGGCCCTTACTCGTTTCGTTCGTGCGGGCGGAGGGTTCGTAGGGATTCACTCGGCCGCCGACACCGAGTACGACTGGCCGTGGTACGGGCAGATGGTCGGTGCGTACTTCGATGGCCATCCTAACAACCCGAATGTCCGAGAAGGCGTGATGCTGATCATGGACTCGACCCACGCCTCGACGCGGTGCCTGCCTGACCCCTGGGTTCGAACAGACGAGTGGTACGACTATCGGTACGTTAACCCCAACGTGAACGTGCTCCTTCTTGCCGACGACATGTCTTACAAAAGACCCGAGGAAAATCCCCCTTCCGAACCTCATCCGATCTCGTGGTACCATGAATTTGACGGCGGCCGGGTCTTTTACACCGGACTGGGGCACACTTCAGAATCGTTCACGGAGCGTTTGTACCTCGATCACATCTGGGGCGGAATTCAATACGCGCTAGGTGAAATTGCGTCACCGAATTGA
- a CDS encoding P1 family peptidase — MKLLPFLLILFWSMPASGQRESSRLRARDAGLVVGILPTGPMNSITDVDGVRVGHSTLILGDSVRTGVTAILPHGRNVYRERVPAAIHVGNGFGKLLGVTQVTELGELETPILLTCTLCVWKAADYLVEYLLEQPGMEAVRSINPAVGETNDGYLNDIRTRPVERRHVRHAVLHASDGMVEEGSVGAGTGTVAFGWKGGIGTSSRRTPELDGGYVVGVLVQSNFGGVLSMNGAPVGRELGRYAFQNDIGGSADGSIMIVVATDAPLDSRQLARLARRALVGLSRTGSAMTNGSGDYVIVFSTTGFQLPIVGNDDMSLLFQAVAEATEESVYNSLFMATTVSGHRGTVEAIPIERTIEILRKYRVLNWDRKSFDRE, encoded by the coding sequence ATGAAACTTCTGCCGTTCCTGCTAATCCTGTTCTGGTCGATGCCGGCGTCGGGTCAACGCGAGTCTTCCCGCCTCCGAGCACGTGACGCCGGACTCGTCGTAGGAATTCTCCCGACCGGACCGATGAACAGCATTACGGATGTCGACGGCGTCAGAGTCGGGCACAGTACGCTGATCCTCGGAGATTCAGTCCGGACCGGTGTGACCGCGATACTACCGCACGGCCGAAACGTGTATCGTGAACGGGTTCCGGCGGCAATCCATGTCGGCAACGGATTTGGCAAATTGCTGGGCGTAACGCAGGTAACCGAGCTGGGTGAACTGGAGACACCCATCCTGCTAACCTGCACTCTGTGCGTATGGAAGGCCGCGGACTACCTCGTCGAGTATCTCCTCGAGCAGCCTGGAATGGAAGCGGTGCGGTCAATCAATCCCGCTGTTGGTGAAACGAACGATGGGTATCTCAATGACATCCGCACGCGGCCAGTCGAACGCAGGCATGTCCGCCACGCGGTTTTGCATGCGTCGGACGGAATGGTTGAAGAGGGATCGGTGGGTGCGGGCACGGGCACGGTCGCCTTTGGCTGGAAGGGAGGGATAGGCACAAGTTCACGGCGTACGCCCGAGCTAGACGGAGGGTATGTCGTGGGGGTACTCGTGCAGTCGAACTTTGGCGGCGTTCTGTCGATGAATGGTGCTCCCGTCGGGAGAGAGCTGGGACGCTACGCTTTCCAGAACGACATCGGAGGATCAGCCGATGGAAGCATCATGATCGTCGTTGCGACCGATGCCCCTCTGGACTCGCGGCAACTGGCAAGGCTCGCGCGGCGCGCGCTGGTCGGCCTGTCACGAACGGGTTCCGCGATGACGAACGGCTCGGGCGACTACGTGATCGTATTTTCAACTACGGGCTTCCAACTGCCGATTGTTGGTAATGACGACATGTCGCTGCTGTTTCAGGCGGTGGCCGAAGCAACGGAGGAGTCGGTCTACAATTCACTCTTCATGGCGACGACAGTATCTGGTCATCGTGGGACTGTCGAAGCAATTCCCATCGAGCGAACGATCGAAATCCTTCGCAAGTACCGGGTGCTGAACTGGGACCGCAAGAGTTTTGATCGCGAGTGA
- a CDS encoding S8 family serine peptidase, translated as MNPTRLALLTFSLLTIAGGVSAQSLSKQESEKVDVRLRGALTAYEMGVDVDVPRAPSIWRAEDGTDRYGVIVYTDDSDALRARNIRVNSEHDGFVTVMASARELADMARLPGVRYIDAGEVRYPDNDVAAGLVGASLLHNGAVGGTEYKGDGVIVCVYDSGVDITHEDFRDPVDPTKSRFLYVWDQTLTPTGGEATPAESCCTYGVEYSKTQIEDEIDGSPAGFVRETDINGHGTHVIGTAAGNGSSLSPAQYVGMAPNADLIMIKGGDGSFPSSGIIDGFSYCDAKATAAGKPVVMNLSLGSDAGPHDGTDPESIAADAFSAGAGRLAVYSAGNSGDDAIHTSGTVANASSVSFTFTVPAYTPIAGANNDDFTFDLWFSTGGAVTVTVDSPASTGAAVFGPGSSSVVPTADGTISGNNRVDSGNGDRTFRLDVYDSNAASPPASGTWVVHVSNTSGSSMDYHGWEYDELIGDAFDLVPLTGGDSNYTLSTSSSNSLIVASYVHRWRWCGDSIGGSCVGYIGTDLSDDISSFSSVGPTRDGRQKPDIAAPGQGMISALSKDMGLSPASASYIPGGKHYVTQGTSMSSPAAAGAAALLFQADPSLTAANARSLITSNADTDGFTGGVWNANWGHGRLNIFRSMVKLVDNASAGNREILAYDEWSSSGFISVTFGIKVAVRFTAGISGDLEGVFIHPRYPVTLSGPLTLEIWTNSGVLPASIVGSAVSFSHTLVKGNSWNYIDLSAAGVAVSSGTDYHLVLYPTQSGDTLPLWIDTGSIDNRSSADTGGGWVSQPGFDFRIRPVVADGTVSLPVELAVFEALTDGQDLLVRWQTASETDNAGFGLELKAADSEQSYREVAFTTGAGTSTERIDYEHRIVDVAPGAYLVRLRQVALDGTFEYSPEVLVEIGVEDEVFLAAPYPNPFNPRTSMQVAVAREQHVRADVFDATGRRVVTLMDDDMRAGVTRTLDFDASGLATGLYFIRVRGDHFVSTEKVLLIK; from the coding sequence ATGAACCCTACGAGACTAGCGCTGCTTACATTTTCGCTCCTCACAATCGCTGGAGGAGTCAGCGCGCAATCACTTTCGAAACAGGAATCAGAAAAGGTGGATGTACGTCTGCGCGGTGCTCTCACGGCTTACGAAATGGGAGTGGACGTGGATGTCCCGCGTGCCCCGTCGATCTGGAGGGCCGAGGATGGCACGGATCGATACGGCGTTATTGTATATACCGACGATTCAGATGCTCTGCGCGCCCGTAACATACGCGTTAATTCAGAGCACGACGGTTTTGTCACCGTGATGGCTTCGGCCCGGGAGCTCGCTGACATGGCACGTCTGCCGGGCGTTCGCTACATCGACGCCGGCGAGGTTCGGTATCCGGATAACGATGTTGCCGCCGGACTGGTCGGCGCTTCGCTGCTCCACAACGGAGCGGTGGGAGGCACCGAGTACAAAGGCGATGGCGTGATCGTGTGCGTGTACGACAGCGGTGTGGACATCACGCACGAGGATTTCCGCGACCCGGTCGATCCGACGAAGAGCCGATTTCTGTACGTCTGGGATCAAACATTGACACCTACCGGGGGCGAGGCCACTCCGGCCGAATCGTGCTGCACGTATGGTGTCGAGTACTCGAAGACACAGATCGAAGATGAGATCGATGGCAGTCCGGCAGGATTCGTGCGTGAGACGGATATCAACGGTCATGGCACGCACGTGATCGGGACGGCAGCGGGAAACGGATCGTCTCTGTCTCCGGCGCAGTACGTCGGGATGGCGCCCAACGCGGATCTCATCATGATCAAGGGGGGAGATGGTAGTTTTCCGTCGTCGGGCATCATAGATGGCTTCAGTTATTGCGATGCGAAGGCTACGGCGGCGGGGAAGCCGGTTGTCATGAATCTCAGTCTTGGTTCTGACGCAGGTCCTCACGACGGGACGGATCCCGAGAGCATTGCCGCTGACGCGTTCTCTGCGGGTGCCGGTCGTCTGGCCGTGTATTCAGCAGGCAACTCGGGTGACGATGCCATTCACACGTCAGGCACGGTCGCAAATGCGTCTTCGGTCTCGTTCACTTTTACGGTACCGGCATACACACCGATCGCGGGAGCGAACAACGACGATTTCACCTTCGATCTCTGGTTCAGCACAGGTGGTGCGGTCACTGTAACGGTCGACTCACCCGCCAGCACGGGGGCGGCGGTGTTCGGTCCGGGTTCGTCGTCGGTGGTGCCCACGGCGGACGGAACCATTTCTGGAAATAACCGCGTGGACAGCGGCAACGGCGATCGCACGTTCAGACTGGACGTCTACGATTCAAATGCCGCGAGCCCTCCCGCCTCCGGCACGTGGGTTGTTCATGTGTCGAACACATCCGGCTCTTCGATGGATTACCACGGATGGGAATATGACGAATTGATCGGTGACGCGTTCGACTTGGTCCCGTTGACGGGCGGGGACTCCAACTATACGCTGAGCACATCGTCGTCGAACAGCTTGATCGTGGCATCGTACGTGCACCGCTGGAGATGGTGCGGTGACTCGATCGGAGGAAGCTGCGTGGGTTACATCGGCACGGACCTGTCCGATGACATTTCGTCCTTCAGCAGCGTCGGGCCCACTCGCGATGGACGACAGAAGCCGGATATCGCTGCGCCGGGTCAGGGTATGATATCTGCGCTGTCCAAGGACATGGGCTTGTCACCGGCGAGCGCGTCCTACATCCCGGGTGGCAAGCACTATGTGACGCAGGGCACGAGCATGTCATCACCGGCGGCGGCGGGTGCGGCGGCGTTGCTGTTTCAGGCGGACCCGAGCCTGACGGCCGCGAACGCTCGCTCGCTGATTACCAGCAACGCGGACACAGACGGCTTCACGGGCGGTGTCTGGAATGCTAACTGGGGTCACGGCCGACTGAACATCTTCCGTTCGATGGTCAAGCTGGTGGACAATGCCAGTGCCGGAAATCGAGAGATCCTGGCCTACGACGAGTGGTCGTCCTCGGGTTTTATAAGCGTGACTTTTGGCATAAAGGTCGCCGTTCGCTTCACGGCCGGCATCAGTGGAGACCTCGAAGGCGTTTTCATTCATCCGCGGTATCCAGTCACCCTCTCTGGTCCACTCACGTTGGAGATCTGGACGAATAGTGGGGTGCTCCCGGCATCCATCGTAGGCTCAGCCGTTAGCTTTAGTCACACGCTTGTCAAGGGAAACAGCTGGAACTATATCGACCTGTCAGCTGCCGGAGTCGCAGTCAGTTCGGGTACGGATTACCATCTCGTCCTGTATCCGACTCAAAGCGGTGATACGCTTCCATTGTGGATCGATACTGGTTCCATCGACAATCGATCGTCGGCTGACACGGGCGGTGGCTGGGTGTCGCAGCCAGGGTTCGATTTCCGAATTCGGCCGGTCGTCGCCGACGGCACGGTGTCACTGCCCGTTGAACTGGCCGTCTTCGAAGCCCTGACGGATGGCCAGGATCTTCTCGTCCGCTGGCAAACGGCAAGCGAAACGGATAACGCCGGTTTTGGCCTTGAACTCAAAGCGGCCGACTCCGAACAATCGTATCGCGAAGTGGCGTTCACGACAGGTGCCGGTACGAGCACTGAACGCATCGACTACGAACACAGGATTGTCGACGTCGCTCCAGGGGCCTACCTGGTCCGGCTGCGGCAGGTTGCGCTCGACGGTACATTTGAGTATAGCCCGGAAGTGCTGGTCGAGATCGGCGTTGAGGATGAGGTGTTTTTGGCGGCACCGTATCCAAACCCCTTCAACCCGAGAACATCCATGCAGGTCGCGGTGGCGCGGGAGCAGCACGTGCGTGCCGATGTGTTCGACGCGACGGGTCGGCGGGTAGTGACGCTAATGGACGACGACATGCGCGCGGGTGTTACTCGGACGCTTGACTTCGACGCGTCAGGTCTGGCGACCGGGCTCTACTTCATCCGGGTTCGCGGGGACCACTTCGTGAGCACGGAGAAAGTGCTTCTCATCAAGTAA